The genomic DNA ATCCGGGACCTGATCTCCGAATTCAAAAGGGCGTCCAAGTGAACACCATAATGGACGCTTGTCATCTGGGCCATTCGTCGGTGTCATCAAGGACTCGACCGAAGAGTATCGGTACGCTGTCGCAGCATCCGAGAAAGACGTATGGATGTTTACTGGGAGCGTAGGCAATCGAACTCGAAATAGTCGTTTTGCGCGAGCATTCGTGCAATCGCTTGCGAGGATCAATCTTCCTGACAAACCTAGAAAAAAGGTCACATGGAAGCTCGGTGACCATGAGAATCTTATCCGAGACATGACCATGCGCAATTTGGCTCCTGGAACGAAAATAATAACACCGCATTTCCATGTATCAAGTCTACTCACCGGAATGAGTGCCGTGGAAGATATGATGTTCAGGAAAAAGATCGACGTACTGTTCGATCCTCGTGACACATCTCATCGAAACCGGGCACGGGAGACCAGATACTACGAATATCCCAATCAAAACATGGCATGCAACATTACGCCAGATGCAAAGGCTGTAGCGCCTCAATGTCAAGCTCGAGGACATGGTATTCTGACGTAAAGTGAATGTTCAATCTGATCTGCGAGCTGCGTCCCAGCGCCGGATAGAATGGCTAACAATTGGTTGGATTGTATGTCAGAGGACACAGGGTGACCCCATATCAGAACAAAATCCTCTAGAACGTTGGTAGACGGAGAATTATCGAAGCTTTGCACCGGCTTTGTGCCTGTCCTCTGCGTGATTTATCTATATTCACAACCCATGGCACCGCAGCTTGATGCGGAATTTGAATTGAAGAGTTTGATGACCCTATGGGAGACTGATATAGTTGAATGTGGGAAAcagtaactgtgtgatgcgTTCCCCTGGCGTTGAGAAGGAATAGAACGTGGGATAACATAGGTTTCGGGAGTTATAGGGCTGGAGAGATGTACAAGACTGGAACTAGAGTGTGATTGACAAAGTATACCGGGAACAGGGTTCGGTATCTTGTACGAAGCACCGATAAGCCAGTTCAGAATGTCAAATTTTTGGCCTCTAATTGAAGAAACATGATTCGAAACAGCTTTAATTCCACTTTTTGTATACTTGCATCGCAATCCTTGGTCATCTGACCTGAAACATCGGTCGAACATCCCCCGCCGCGCAGATTCGGGCAGCGTGATCGGAAACCGACGTACAGATTTGAAACTCAACCTTGTTTTTGCATGATAACGAGAACAATAATCACAAAATATACATATTGATACATAAGTACCCCTGTGCTAATCCTCGTGGCTATTTTTTTCAGGCGGACCTGGCCGCGCGCGTATCAGTGTGTGGTGGGTGCATTCGTGCATTCCGGTGGTCTCGAGGGTCTTTTTGGGTTCCGCTGTCGGTCTGTTCCCCCCATTCAGGCCTGGACgtccccctcctctcctctctctcttctctctccttcaCGACTCTTCCTCGATTTCCATTCTCGACGTCGGAAAAAAATCTTTACGAATCTTTgtattttcctttttcttttttttcgttCTGCCACTCCCTTGGAGGGCATCGAAGGTATGTGCGTCCGCctgtcatcatcattatcCCCAGATCTCTTCCTGATCTGTGCCTCTTTCAAACTCCCCCTCTTGGCTGCCGCATTCCCTCGCTACATTCCAGCGTCATTATTGCGCGTAATGCTCTGGATGGAATCAATCGGATTGCTAACTCCTGCTTGTTCATATCAGCGCTTGGCCGTTTCGATCCCGATTTCCTTTCCCGCTTACGATCCACTATCTCCCCTCTCCCCTCTTCTTCAATTATAACAACGAGCCAAATTCATCTCCTTCCGTCACAGGAGGATTTAGAACCAGGTGCCCTTTGTCGCCTTGTACCATATAGATCTCTGTTACGATATCCTCCGGAGACGAGGAAAGCGATAAACACCAACAAAAGTGCTTGCGATACcccgtttttcttttcattttcgTCGCATTTCTGCCCTTTCGTCCTAATTATATAATTCCAACATGTTTTGGCGGTTTGGTGGATACGCCGGTATCTCCACCATCGATGCCCTGCTCGATAAGCCGGATGTGTCCCTGGAAGAACTCTTGGACGAGTCGGAGGTGATCCAGGAATTGAACCAAAATAATAACAAGCTCATCGAGTATTTACGAGAGGATAATGTCTTGAAACGGCTCATGGACTATGTGATCGCACCGAGTCTGGTaaacgacgatgatgacgcGGACGAACTTGACGACAGCAACGTtggcgaggaagaaaaaaagaagacgACCGATCCGCTCAAGGAGGCACTAGATCCGGAGGACTTGGAAAGGGCGGAGAACAACCGCCTTAGACATGCCTATGTTGCATGCGAGCTTCTTTCGACGCCGACATGGTCGATAATCGAATCCATTATGCTGAATCAGGAGCACCTGCGGGATTTCTGGGGCTTTCTGAGGAGGCCTCCGTCTTTGGATCCTCTCCAAGCAAGTTATTTCACGAAGGTTAACGAGACTATGTTCGATCGCAAGACCGAGGATATGCTGGAATTCTTCAAATCCCTTGATGGGATCCTGCCTGCGATTCTTCAGCATATTGACAACCCGATGGTCATGGATCTGTTGCTGAAGATCATCAGTTTGGAAAAGACTGAAGGTGGTCAGGGAATTGTGGACGTGAGTGCCCCCCCCCAACCTTTCACGGGTATTGATAATGAAATCCGAAACTGACCCGATTTCCCCTTCATAGTGGCTGAAAGCTCAAGGCTTGATTCCgactcttctttcctttctctccccCGAATATCCCGCGACTGTTCAAACTTCTTCTGGTGACTTCATTAAGGCCATCATCACTATCTCCGCCAACGCAATTCAGAACGACGATTCGTGTATCGGTCCCAATAGCTTGACGAGGGAATTAGTATCTGCACCGTGCGTGGAGAGTTTGATAAATTCGATGCTGCAAGGTGGAAATCCTCTAACGGTGGGCGTGGGAATAATTATCGAGGTTATTCGGAAGAACAACTCTGATTATGACCCGCCTGGTATCAACGCCCCTGGTACAATACCGACGACATATGACCCCATTTATCTCGGCACGCTTCTTCGAATATTTGGCCAGCGCATCCCAAATTTCATGGCATTGCTCAACAGCTCGAAACATACTGTCAACGAAGGCGGACAGGTGAAGAGGGTGGAGAGAGTAGATCTCACTTCTCCTTGGGGCGCCAAAGTTGAGCCGCTGGGCTTCGACCGGTTCAAAACCTGCGAATTGATGGCCGAATTATTACACTGCAGTAATATGGGTCTTTTGAACCAACCTGGAAGCGAGCACTATATCCGGGAAAGGGATGCTGAGCGTGAACGGCTCGTTCGGGAAGGCGCTCTTCACGTGCATGGAGAAGGGTTTTCCAGCGTTGATTTCAATGATTCCTCCGATTTTGTCAACGGGTCATCCGTTCTTGGTTCGGGGTCGCCGGAGGATGTGAAGACACTCGAAGTCACGAATGCCGGCGAGGAGGAGGGCTTTGAAGATGTCTCTGCATCAAGCATTCTCGTCAACAATGTGCAAGATGCTGCCAGCAGCCAAGAAACGAAGAACGAACCGGCAGCTTCAGAGCCAGCGCGTCCAATGTCACCCACCGCATCCGGTCTTACTGAACAAATGGGTGATATCAAGCTTGAAGGCGAACAAGGCTCGAAAGAACCTACCGCTGAGGACCGAACATCAGCGAAGCGAGAGACCCAGGAGCCAAAGGAACAAGAGCCGGCTTCTGCGCCAATGTCTTCGAATCCGGACGATGTCCCAGCTCCTCTCTTTGCCTCTAAGCAGCAAGAAGGGCCTTCAACTGCTGGCGAGACCGAGCCGCCTGCTGAAAAGAACAAGGGTCAAAAGGATGAGAAGATTCCGGAACTGAAACTTCACCCGTTCGCTCAAGCTGATATAAACGGCCAACCCGTTGTTGGTGATTATCTTAAAATCATGTTTGTGGAGCATAAGGTGGTGCCGACTATTTTGGTATGTATACCTGCACTTGTACTGCGGCGATTGAATGGAAATAGCTGACTTTGATCGTGTTGCAGGGCTTCTTTTTCCGGTTTCCTTGGAACAACTTCCTTCACAATGTGGTTTACGATGTTGTTCAACAAGTATTCAACGGTCATATGGACCGTGGATACAACCGAGTATTGGCCATTGACGTTTTCGAGACCGGGCGGATCTCGCAACAGATCTACGAAGGTCAAAAGCGAAATGACGAAGTGCAGCAAGCCAAGCGGATCCGACTTGGCTACATGGGCCACTTGACTCTCATCGCGGAGGAAGTTGTTAAGTTCACTGAGCGGCATCCACCCGAGTTACTCTCTCCCGCGGTCATGGAATACGTACTAAATCCCGACTGGATTGATTACGTTGAGCAAACCTTGTCTGAGACAAGAGAACGTGACAACGCTATTCTTGGTGGAGTACGGCCGGACATGACTATCGGGCAACGACAGTCCATGCTCGGCCAAGGCCAAGGTTTCGGTGGTTCGTCGGCCCTTGCTGAAGCCGGCTTGAATGGCGGAGTCAATGTGTCCGACTTCCAGGGCTTCGATATGAGCCAGGGAAGCGCCTCTGGTGGAGCCTTTGGTCTTGCAGGTGGCGGCGGCCATTCTCTTCTGAGCGGCTTCGGAAGCTCGAgtgatgaagacgaagacatGGAGGACCAAGATGACCGGAATACTAGCCATGAGTCTGCTGAGGGCGGAGGCGAAAATGTGGGTAACTATTATTCCTTTTCTGACGTTGATATGCGTGATTCGTAACAGCCTTGCATATGCATACCCTTTGTTTGGTTTATATCTCCTTATCTCACCATTGTGTGTATATTTCATTTTGGAGACTGGAGGATTTGCATGATGGTTACAGGAATGATGGAGGTCTCTGAAAGGACCATATACATAGGGCGTCTTATTAGCAGCGCTTCGCATTCATATATGAGGCCATCCGGAACCTCCTTCATTTTCCTGAAATCATGGTATATTCTATTTGGTTCCCAACCACTCAATCACCCTCTGGGTTTCTCTTAGCGCCATATGGTTCCTGGGGCATGAAtgtttttttcttgctttccCGACTTTCTTTGCTATTGCCATCATTCCAGGAGCTGACGTTTATTACAGTCATCTGAGAACTCCACAAGTCAGCCTATTCCTATTCTCCCTCCGCCTCCGGCACCTCTGAGCACAGGCCCTTCTCGTGCTCGACGACAACTCGCCGCTCGGCTGGCAGCacagaagcagcaagcgGCAGAAGATGCCGAGAacgaaggagaagaggataGATCGAACGATAACGGTAATGAGAACACGGACACTCAATGGCCAAGCAACCCATTCGTGATTGCAGGGCTAGAGGATGACGGCAATGACGATGACCAAAGCGCAGCATTCCCATCGGAAGATTTCAAAGACGAACCTTTCGCGTCACCCACTTTCCCAGATGCCCGCTTTAGCCCTCCTGACTCCTTCTCGACCAATTCATCCGATGATGACCGGCTCGAAGGCACACGGCGTAACGACCGCGCACCTCTCGAGgtcgacgatgacgatgatgagatgGGCGAAATGGTGGGACCTTCTGTGGGATCCACGATGATGGATTcagacgacgatgacgaggccATCATTAACGAGTCACTGGGATATCCGAATCGATACCAGAACTTCCGGCGGCCACGCATTGGAACTTCACCATTTGGCGACAATGACGAGCAGAATGACAGTAGTGACGGCGAGGATGAAGGCTTAGTTGAGATCCTAGTACCAGGACGGAAAAACTCGACATCTCCCCAAACCTAAACTTCTGCGCCGGTAGTTTCTGTCTTTACTTCGGTGGTTTACGTGCTATCATGATATGACCTGTACACTAAATGCACACTACGTTGTAAATATTTCGTCTTCTGTGGTGTGATGGTATTTGCATGCTTGGTTTCGATGGAAGGGATTGTTATTGGGTCCATTTATTTAGATCTGGGGTGGCATATGTATGTTCTGTTTTATGTTGGATGGCATCTGGATGGCATCATGGCAATTATAGTTTTCATGTTCGATGTTCAAGCCCTGGAAAGTATCTATTCCGTTTAGTCTGATTCGTATTCTTTGCTTGACCTTTTGAGCCATTAGGAGCGTGTTGCCCTAAACCACTAGGTTGGCACACACTAATCAAAGCTATATAGCAACCACCTGGCTTATAAACGATGCATTAGCAATGAGAAAGAACCCTTGATTCTCATCATTCAACGTGTCCAGCTCTGGGAAAATCTCATGACCCATCATGATGAAATAAATGGCAGATCCGAATGCAAAGAACCAAGCTTCTCATCCGTGTCGTTATCCACCCGAGGCAAGTGCGACCTCGTATCCCCTCTTGAAAGCTCGTCCAGTAATATTTTTTCACCATCGTCGGACATCAGTGTTCCCTGGCAGTCAGAAAGCAAGAGATCAAGATTCTCATCAAGCAATAAGTTTCTAAGAGCTACACCAGTAGATAACATGGTCTTATGTATGTGCTCGGTCGCTTCAGCCGCCTGCCTGCACCATCGTAGTCTCTGGTCAAGCGAAATAACGGCGTGGTTGGTCACCTTCAAGGTTCGGGTATTTCATCATGATTGTCGATTCGTCTACAATGCCGA from Aspergillus chevalieri M1 DNA, chromosome 1, nearly complete sequence includes the following:
- a CDS encoding uncharacterized protein (COG:D;~EggNog:ENOG410PH0E;~InterPro:IPR007587;~PFAM:PF04499;~go_function: GO:0019903 - protein phosphatase binding [Evidence IEA];~go_process: GO:0043666 - regulation of phosphoprotein phosphatase activity [Evidence IEA]); protein product: MFWRFGGYAGISTIDALLDKPDVSLEELLDESEVIQELNQNNNKLIEYLREDNVLKRLMDYVIAPSLVNDDDDADELDDSNVGEEEKKKTTDPLKEALDPEDLERAENNRLRHAYVACELLSTPTWSIIESIMLNQEHLRDFWGFLRRPPSLDPLQASYFTKVNETMFDRKTEDMLEFFKSLDGILPAILQHIDNPMVMDLLLKIISLEKTEGGQGIVDWLKAQGLIPTLLSFLSPEYPATVQTSSGDFIKAIITISANAIQNDDSCIGPNSLTRELVSAPCVESLINSMLQGGNPLTVGVGIIIEVIRKNNSDYDPPGINAPGTIPTTYDPIYLGTLLRIFGQRIPNFMALLNSSKHTVNEGGQVKRVERVDLTSPWGAKVEPLGFDRFKTCELMAELLHCSNMGLLNQPGSEHYIRERDAERERLVREGALHVHGEGFSSVDFNDSSDFVNGSSVLGSGSPEDVKTLEVTNAGEEEGFEDVSASSILVNNVQDAASSQETKNEPAASEPARPMSPTASGLTEQMGDIKLEGEQGSKEPTAEDRTSAKRETQEPKEQEPASAPMSSNPDDVPAPLFASKQQEGPSTAGETEPPAEKNKGQKDEKIPELKLHPFAQADINGQPVVGDYLKIMFVEHKVVPTILGFFFRFPWNNFLHNVVYDVVQQVFNGHMDRGYNRVLAIDVFETGRISQQIYEGQKRNDEVQQAKRIRLGYMGHLTLIAEEVVKFTERHPPELLSPAVMEYVLNPDWIDYVEQTLSETRERDNAILGGVRPDMTIGQRQSMLGQGQGFGGSSALAEAGLNGGVNVSDFQGFDMSQGSASGGAFGLAGGGGHSLLSGFGSSSDEDEDMEDQDDRNTSHESAEGGGENSSENSTSQPIPILPPPPAPLSTGPSRARRQLAARLAAQKQQAAEDAENEGEEDRSNDNGNENTDTQWPSNPFVIAGLEDDGNDDDQSAAFPSEDFKDEPFASPTFPDARFSPPDSFSTNSSDDDRLEGTRRNDRAPLEVDDDDDEMGEMVGPSVGSTMMDSDDDDEAIINESLGYPNRYQNFRRPRIGTSPFGDNDEQNDSSDGEDEGLVEILVPGRKNSTSPQT